The window TttgcgagtactcacgtatcaatattgaggttcaatattgtaggaaggttacgtagacgcaacggagatgacaaacactaaattgacctcacgggcatacccatgaaccatacccatcacctccatagccataactcataatttccttagccctatcctacacgATATCTAGTTTTAAAAACCCATTTAAGATCACTcgggcagcactccgtcgtagtattttatgtataatactaataataataataatactcctaattataagattaataatattaatcttaatatttataataataataattataatatatatattgagaggatATGTGCGAGAGATAGATGAGAATGAAAACTGAAAATGAAAAACACAATTGCGTTCGTTTTAAAGATAGCTGGAATCCACTATTCTTCCTACCGACACTTCGTTTCATCTAAAACGTATTACACGTTTAACTCTTatgatatataattttatatattatttaatatataatatatttaatctttagaattaattaaatattatattatatttacgctcatggtaaaaatataatttttacaaaaatgacatggtCGTGccccacgactcatgtaccactttcagtttttcgtgcgcactttcgtacgtttagaaaactagccttttatgttacgtgacgtgtaccttttacaaaaattagacttacataacaataaattacctttataaaaatataacttgtgaagttgagcgttgtggtcatttccttctataaattaaagtctcgttgtttgtcaaaatattttattttaaattaaacattttgtgacacgtacctttattaataactagacttaaattaattaaaaactaacccactcaaagtgtaacttaatcttttgagtgttttggtcatttacttttataattcataatcttgttatttatcaaagcctatttattaatattagtgtaaatcaaaacgtttcaatgattaattaagatatcaaaatatatacctaatatgtaggtttgttatatttattaataatacaataattagattttccaaaactaataatagtttaaaagtttattttaaattcgtttagaaaagcttataacacgtaacgtttacactttaaaacttaggtcgatataatttatttatgcgccaacgttttccttaaactttctaaataaaatattttaatatcgatcgaatcaaataaccaggttctattatatcgaaaaacgttttcgcacgtttgaaaataattcaaactaatattatagaattcatttctccactagcttttgtctaacccttaataataacacttttgttcttacccgtgattactttaccaaatattccgaataccgttaaaagtaagagttttcaattcaaagtagacctcataacagagactcgtaatcttaattcaatgtatctgataattcaatcatttggtattatcttttaatcttgtcgataaacttacatcgaacaaatacattcatgtaacatattattcattcaataccgtgataacatttccaacctcattagatagatctcaaagcttatattcatatcaactaatccgttcaatgttttataatatgtgtcaatctaataagcacacatgtatatatatatatatatatatatatatatatatatatatatatatatatatatatatatatatatatatatatatatatatatatatatatatatatatatatatatatatatatatattacacgtaattgttcgtgaatcgtttggcatggtcaaagggtatttaattaaatgaatataatttcaaaactttcgagactcaatcattacagatttgcttatcgtgttggatacatataaagattaaagtttaaatttggttggaaatttccgggtcatcacagtacctacccgttaaaagaaatttcgtcccgaaatttgatagaggtcatcatggctaacagtaagaatgttattatgacgaatgtaaacggatacatagagttttatcatcattgggtaatataggtaacccaatttgattattcaaagagtataagtgaagctatcgcaaaagagtgaaaatgaataaatacaggtttgacttaaccggcagcgtattcaagattgatttccggaatttaaggaatttagaagaaatattcataataagatttgattcttcgataattaaggagattcagatcttctttgctcAAACGcgctaatctgcttcgattgctctgtcggatatttttcctATAAATCTGCCTTCTCCATTTTCttaagactcacaccttctattctttcttcctcaattcatacattAAAGTgtttgttaatatgcttcatcccatcctaatccttgatatcctcttaacttttatatctgtcattcttctttttaacctgtcaccggaagaatctatttacttctactataccctagggtttatagtgtttctagtttttccgtgtctttatgttgctatttgcattgacatctacggtttataatttacgggtggttgttgggttttatatcatcCCTTATACCTCGATGTCCTTGTATCTGTGTTccgtaatcattgtcatccacagttaatgttctctcccaTTTACTGcgttttataccccaatttctatttcggagttttgtcctttcgtttcttcttcttgtgattaattagctcttgtaatggtccagaatttgtaggtatggattccagaatgaacatagtaattgttctaagatggAAATTGAAAGGGTactatcttgatttgtcaaattaccagaataccctgaaaaagaccgaatcatcaagaaatattttcttaatatgtttagagattagatagaatgtcagagtcgtgtaaatgacacatgataacggtatattctgtgaatcatcacgttccattagaaactcaacatgaattactgcaatataatgacgttgatcaagtgtcattatattactgcAATGTAACTGGAATAGTCaataatattctatatataatcCTTGCGTTTGGAAAATATTCTTGAGCCTCATTCAAATGCATCAAAATATCTGAAGGATTCTTAAATTCACCGGCTCCTATTATGTCAAATGACTTCAACTCCATATAAAGTTCATGACCATCGATATCCAATTTTCCTTCATACTTGAGTTTATTTTCCAATTCATTACAAAACAACTTTAGATCTTTGTCTTCCCTCAAGTTATGTGGAAATAAGAAACCAAAtaacttatcatagtttttaaattgATCAAATCTTGTTTCAAGAGAAAGAATAGCTTTATCCACATTGTATAAGAAATAATTTACTCTAAAAGCCTCTTCAGGTGTAAATGAAACGTCCTGGCTACTTGAACTCTCATCAGATCTTTTTTTCCTACGAATCAAACGTTTTTTCTGGAAATACTGGGTCAATGTCCATTTTAACTGCAATCTCCTTAACTTCATCAATAGCTTTTGTAAAACCATTTTCTCTATAACCTTTGAAGTACTCAAGCAATCTGTTTATTTCTTTGATAGCAATCTCGATATTCATATCTTTCGATTGTAACTTTTTACTCACAATGTTCACCTCGTTTAATACTTGATACCAAATGACAACTGATACTAAAAAGTCAAATTCACCAAGTTCTTTTTCAGCTATTGAATTTGCTTCACTAGCAATTGCAGCATCTTTATCTTTTTCTCCAACTTCAAGTAAAGCTTCTCGTATGTCTACAAGTAGCGTTTTAATAGCTTTAAGACACTCAACACGACTTTCCCAACGAGTTTGAGATAATGGCTTAACATTCAAATCTTTAACATTATGTTTCAAAATTTCCCACCGATTAATAGAATTATGAAAAATAGTATATATACGTTGAATCTGTCCAAAAAAATTCTTTT of the Rutidosis leptorrhynchoides isolate AG116_Rl617_1_P2 chromosome 5, CSIRO_AGI_Rlap_v1, whole genome shotgun sequence genome contains:
- the LOC139849402 gene encoding uncharacterized protein is translated as MANSCVKEKNFFGQIQRIYTIFHNSINRWEILKHNVKDLNVKPLSQTRWESRVECLKAIKTLLVDIREALLEVGEKDKDAAIASEANSIAEKELGEFDFLVSVVIWYQVLNEVNIVSKKLQSKDMNIEIAIKEINRLLEYFKGYRENGFTKAIDEVKEIAVKMDIDPVFPEKTFDS